A region of Agrobacterium vitis DNA encodes the following proteins:
- the trbG gene encoding P-type conjugative transfer protein TrbG, protein MNIRLRRFPATLTAATIVVALVPLSASLSSRALAADGVSANEAKGMGISTQWRGSRGLVTKGPDGKVIFLYGEVQPSVVCSPLQVCDIELQGGEVVRDVLVGDTVRWKVEPATSGAAGGQAIHLIVKPSEPNLVTSMVVTTSRRTYHIQLKSHANQYMARVGFEYPEDVSTKLADINARMEASTIPSAGVPAEQLNFSYSVSGNAGWRPTRVYSDGEKTYVQFPRSISGQDAPVLFVVSGGQNRIVNYRMKGDMMVVDYHVDRAVLVSGVGWKQEKVTIRRGGR, encoded by the coding sequence ATGAACATTCGACTGAGACGTTTTCCGGCCACGCTGACCGCTGCCACGATCGTCGTCGCTCTCGTGCCCCTGTCGGCTTCTCTTTCCTCCCGCGCTCTCGCGGCCGATGGCGTCAGCGCTAACGAGGCGAAGGGGATGGGGATTTCCACCCAGTGGCGTGGATCACGCGGACTTGTCACGAAAGGACCGGACGGGAAGGTGATCTTTCTCTACGGCGAGGTGCAGCCCTCCGTGGTTTGCTCGCCCTTGCAGGTCTGCGATATCGAGCTCCAGGGCGGCGAGGTGGTTCGCGACGTGCTGGTCGGAGACACCGTGAGATGGAAAGTGGAGCCGGCGACGTCAGGTGCTGCGGGCGGGCAGGCGATCCACCTGATCGTCAAGCCATCGGAGCCGAACCTCGTCACCTCGATGGTCGTGACGACCTCGCGCCGCACCTATCATATCCAGCTCAAGTCGCATGCAAACCAATACATGGCCCGCGTCGGCTTCGAATATCCGGAAGACGTTTCCACCAAGCTCGCCGACATCAACGCGCGAATGGAGGCGAGTACCATTCCGAGCGCCGGCGTTCCGGCCGAGCAGTTGAATTTCTCATACTCGGTCTCCGGCAATGCCGGCTGGCGACCGACGCGCGTCTATAGCGATGGGGAAAAGACTTACGTCCAGTTCCCGCGCTCGATCTCCGGCCAGGATGCGCCGGTGCTGTTTGTCGTCTCCGGTGGGCAGAACCGCATCGTCAACTACCGGATGAAGGGCGACATGATGGTGGTCGACTATCACGTCGACCGCGCGGTTCTTGTTTCCGGCGTCGGCTGGAAACAGGAGAAGGTGACGATCCGGCGGGGAGGGCGGTGA
- the trbH gene encoding conjugal transfer protein TrbH: MRSSLPSRPRPLRALRSLAATCGLALLFSGCQSLGTDGLTSSNAPAEISGPAASAIAGDMVSRLAEQIGPGTATVSLKQDSSPFGQALEAALKGWGYAVVTDQKTDGAARTVPLAYVVIPFEGQVLARLSTNSVELGRAFTVTTTGAQPASALSVMKRG, translated from the coding sequence ATGCGAAGCAGCTTGCCCTCCCGCCCACGCCCTTTGCGCGCCCTCCGCAGCCTAGCGGCAACCTGCGGCCTCGCGCTCCTCTTTTCCGGATGCCAGTCGCTCGGTACGGATGGATTGACCTCCAGCAACGCGCCTGCCGAGATCTCGGGGCCGGCAGCAAGCGCCATCGCCGGCGACATGGTGAGCAGGCTCGCCGAGCAGATCGGCCCCGGAACCGCGACCGTCTCACTGAAGCAGGACAGTTCGCCCTTCGGGCAAGCGCTGGAAGCGGCTCTAAAAGGCTGGGGCTATGCCGTTGTGACCGACCAGAAGACGGATGGTGCCGCGCGCACCGTGCCGCTTGCCTATGTCGTCATTCCCTTCGAGGGCCAGGTGCTCGCGCGGCTGTCGACCAATAGTGTCGAGCTCGGCCGCGCCTTTACCGTCACGACGACGGGGGCGCAGCCGGCGAGCGCGCTCTCGGTCATGAAGCGCGGTTAG
- the trbI gene encoding IncP-type conjugal transfer protein TrbI, with protein MVQSLKLGGAKNEETGSGMRRINRLPIIVVVVLVVAFLAVIFFGLTSRGLYFRDTGPDTSSGNPASTFADQIKRGVSDGIIGEPQQVTTLQPTPVETQEEKRSVNPFTPQPDQRQEARPEQQLESEQAWRARLQREQEEQYLRERQRQRMARLQANDAAYDSPIAVDRGKFDRQGSDTNDTAATKTNGVSTATTPGASDLYSAALRAGLGGQNVDPNGQKSKEDFFNADLKELGYLPNRVVPQQSLYELKRGSVVPATLITGINSDLPGRITAQVSQNVYDSATGHRLLIPQGTKLFGRYDSKVSFGQSRVLVVWTDIIFPNGSTLQIGGMAGTDAQGYSGFRDKVDRKWLQTFGSAILIAVIGTGIDMAVPQSSTLATQDTASDAARRNFAETFGRVADRAIQRNMDVQPTLEIRPGYKFNVLVDQDIVFPGTYR; from the coding sequence ATGGTTCAATCGCTCAAGCTCGGCGGCGCCAAGAACGAGGAGACGGGCTCCGGTATGCGCCGGATCAACCGTCTGCCGATCATCGTCGTGGTCGTGCTGGTCGTCGCCTTCCTCGCCGTCATCTTCTTCGGCCTGACGTCGCGCGGGCTTTATTTCCGCGACACCGGACCGGACACAAGCTCCGGCAATCCGGCGTCAACCTTCGCCGATCAGATCAAGCGCGGCGTTTCGGACGGCATCATCGGCGAGCCGCAGCAGGTGACGACGCTGCAGCCGACGCCGGTCGAGACGCAGGAAGAGAAGCGCTCGGTCAATCCGTTCACCCCGCAGCCCGATCAAAGGCAAGAGGCACGGCCGGAACAGCAACTGGAATCTGAACAGGCCTGGCGCGCCCGTTTGCAGCGCGAGCAGGAAGAGCAATATCTTCGTGAGCGGCAGCGCCAGAGAATGGCCCGGCTGCAGGCCAATGACGCCGCCTATGACTCACCGATCGCTGTCGACCGCGGCAAGTTCGACAGGCAGGGATCAGATACAAACGACACCGCCGCGACGAAGACGAACGGCGTTTCCACTGCGACGACACCGGGCGCATCCGACCTGTACTCGGCCGCTCTTCGTGCGGGACTCGGCGGTCAAAATGTTGATCCGAACGGCCAGAAATCCAAGGAGGATTTCTTCAATGCCGACCTCAAGGAGCTCGGCTATCTTCCGAACCGTGTCGTGCCCCAGCAGTCGCTTTACGAACTCAAGCGCGGCTCGGTCGTTCCCGCGACCTTGATCACCGGGATTAATTCCGACCTTCCCGGTCGCATCACCGCCCAGGTGAGCCAGAACGTCTATGATTCAGCGACGGGACATCGGCTTCTGATCCCGCAGGGAACGAAACTGTTCGGTCGGTACGACAGCAAGGTCTCGTTTGGCCAGAGCCGTGTTCTGGTCGTCTGGACCGACATCATCTTCCCGAACGGCTCAACGCTCCAGATCGGCGGCATGGCTGGCACAGACGCGCAAGGTTACAGCGGCTTTCGCGACAAGGTCGATAGGAAGTGGCTCCAGACATTTGGATCGGCGATCCTCATTGCGGTGATCGGCACGGGGATCGACATGGCCGTTCCGCAGAGTTCGACGCTGGCGACACAGGACACCGCCTCGGATGCCGCCCGGCGGAATTTTGCCGAGACCTTCGGTCGTGTCGCAGACCGGGCCATCCAGAGAAATATGGACGTGCAGCCGACTCTCGAGATCCGGCCGGGTTACAAGTTCAATGTCCTTGTCGACCAGGACATCGTTTTTCCTGGGACATATCGATGA
- a CDS encoding conjugal transfer protein TrbF translates to MAGRTPPDNPYIAARTEWNERYGSYVRAAAAWRLVGITGMTMAVIGFSYALYQSTQVKLVPYIVEVDKLGTASSAGFPQQIEYADPRVVRATLGGFVSNFRSVTPDAVVQKQYIDRTYALLRTSDPATEKVNAWFRSSSPFEKAKNATVAVEVNNIVALSNQSYQIDWTEFERDRRGKETATRRFRGIATVTLTPPQDEGIIRLNPIGLYLRDLDWTAQL, encoded by the coding sequence ATGGCCGGACGCACCCCGCCCGACAATCCCTATATCGCTGCGAGAACGGAATGGAACGAGCGCTACGGCTCCTATGTCAGGGCGGCAGCGGCCTGGCGCCTGGTCGGCATCACAGGGATGACCATGGCGGTGATCGGCTTTTCTTATGCGCTCTACCAGAGCACACAGGTGAAGCTGGTGCCGTATATCGTCGAGGTCGACAAGCTCGGTACGGCCTCGAGCGCCGGCTTTCCGCAGCAGATCGAATATGCCGATCCGCGCGTGGTGCGCGCCACGCTCGGCGGTTTCGTGTCTAACTTCCGCTCGGTAACCCCGGACGCGGTCGTGCAGAAGCAATATATCGACCGCACCTATGCGCTGCTTCGGACCTCGGATCCTGCGACCGAGAAGGTCAATGCCTGGTTCCGCTCCTCCTCGCCCTTCGAGAAGGCAAAGAACGCCACCGTCGCCGTCGAGGTCAACAATATCGTCGCGCTGTCGAACCAGTCCTACCAGATCGACTGGACCGAGTTCGAGCGCGATCGCCGCGGCAAGGAGACGGCCACACGCCGGTTCCGCGGCATCGCCACCGTGACGCTCACACCGCCGCAGGACGAGGGCATCATCCGGCTTAACCCGATCGGACTCTATCTTAGGGATCTCGACTGGACCGCGCAGCTTTGA